The Salmo trutta unplaced genomic scaffold, fSalTru1.1, whole genome shotgun sequence genome has a segment encoding these proteins:
- the LOC115183938 gene encoding uncharacterized protein DDB_G0283357-like isoform X1 has translation MERPESTSPSNSTLTASIAASQPTSREDNNNRKSNMLLNTSNSTSREDNNILNTSSNSTSREDNNILNTSSNSTSREDNNILNTSSNSTSREDNNILNTSSNSTSREDNNNRKSNILNTSSNSTSREDNNNRKSNMLLNTSSNSSYTHNQLKKNKHTNKRASVKWDQ, from the coding sequence ATGGAGAGACCAGAGAGCACCTCACCGAGCAATAGCACCCTGACCGCCAGCATagcagccagccaaccaaccagcagagaggacaacaacaacaggaagaGCAACATGCTCCTCAACACCTCAAACTCAACCAGTAGAGAGGACAACAACATCCTCAACACCTCCTCAAACTCAACCAGTAGAGAGGACAACAACATCCTCAACACCTCCTCAAACTCAACCAGTAGAGAGGACAACAACATCCTCAACACCTCCTCAAACTCAACCAGTAGAGAGGACAACAACATCCTCAACACCTCCTCAAACTCAACCAGCAGagaggacaacaacaacaggaagaGCAACATCCTCAACACCTCCTCAAACTCAACCAGTAGagaggacaacaacaacaggaagaGCAACATGCTCCTCAACACCTCCTCAAACTCAAGCTATACTCACAACCAACTcaagaaaaacaaacacacaaacaaaagagCCTCAGTGAAGTGGGACCAATAA